The following proteins are co-located in the Xiphophorus maculatus strain JP 163 A chromosome 24, X_maculatus-5.0-male, whole genome shotgun sequence genome:
- the LOC102228431 gene encoding NLR family CARD domain-containing protein 3-like isoform X8 — MAQKQEVDFKVQKMEDPDLKKNRAESPGSISPSMRSDVSKRKPPEFSTEPRPSEPKGQNHRWRAEPPGSSCPSMRSDDSKRKPPEFSTEPGPSEPESSFGEEEHPSCCALGQNVLMDPVCTSCPQCGKRPRTGSRLMTANQSSCAPDIVGQYQPDHKASLKKKFQSLSEGVAEPGNQTVLNQIYTELHITEGLTREVNQEHEVRHIETASRKLETIRREDIFKVPPGRDQPIRTVMTMGVAGIGKTLLTQKFTLDWAEGKTNQNIDFIFPFTFRELNMLKEEKFSLLGLIHKLFSKTKEISSFETFQVLFIFDGLDESRFTLDFSNNPILTDVTESSSVDVLVTNLIRRKLLPSALLWITTRPAAANQIPAECVGMATEVRGFTDPQKEEYFRKRFRDDEEKASRIISHIQKSKSLHIMCHIPVFCWITAKVLEDVMKTREGEKLPKTLTEMYIAFLEVNFAIKKEKYDGGKKTRSIWSPENKKLIESLGKLAFEQLLEGNLIFYDEELKKCGINIKDAALFSGVFTEMFKRERGTCDISVYSFVHLSIQEFLAAVYMLHCFTSRKSEVIKTFLGEKYRETSLDEFMEKVMEKSLSSENGHLDLFVRFLHGLTVESNQRLLEDLLGQTENSPETIQRIITNLKEMNTKMNTKIISPFQDIMNTDRISTDRSINIFYCLVEMNDVSFYQEIQRLLDSGEQLSVTDCSALAFMLQMSEVLDELDLEKYKTSSDGRRRLLPAVRNCRKARLGGCSLLKAECEVLASALKSNPDLTELEINQININEGGDSDLKPLVEILESSVSKVKNLRLWKCSLSETSWTSLFSALKSNPTHLTELDLSWTNLEGSGVKELCGFLQTEGCRLETLILNLCSLSKISCDYLASTLKSNPTRLTELDLRENNLNDSDVQQLKNLVKTLMF; from the exons ATGGCgcagaagcaggaagtggatttcA AAGTTCAGAAGATGGAAGATCCTGATCTAAAGAAGAACAGAGCAGAATCTCCAGGATCCATCAGTCCGTCCATGAGGAGTGATGTCTCCAAACGAAAACCTCCGGAGTTCAGTACTGAACCTCGACCATCAGAACCAAA agggCAGAACCACAGATGGagagcagaacctccaggatCCAGCTGTCCATCCATGAGGAGTGATGACTCCAAACGAAAACCTCCCGAGTTCAGTACTGAACCtggaccatcagaaccaga GAGCAGCTTTGGTGAGGAGGAACATCCATCCTGCTGTGCTTTGGGTCAGAATGTTCTGATGGATCCGGTCTGTACCAGCTGCCCCCAGTGTGGGAAACGACCCAGAACAGGATCTAGACTgatgacagccaatcagagcagctgtgcTCCAG atATTGTTGGTCAGTATCAGCCTGACCATAAAGCgtctctgaagaagaagttccagagTCTCTCTGAAGGCGTCGCTGAACCTGGAAATCAAACCgttctgaaccagatctacacagagctccaCATCACAGAGGGGTTAACTAGAGAGGTCAACcaggaacatgaggtcagacacattgaaacagcatccaggaaactagaaacaatcagaagagaagacatctttaaagtcccacctggaagagatcaaccaatcagaacagtgatgaccatgggagtggctggcattgggaaaaccctgttaacacagaagttcactctggactgggctgaaggcaaaaccaaccagaacattgatttcatatttccattcactttcagagagctgaatatgctgaaagaagaaaagttcagcTTATTAGGActgattcataaattattttctaaaaccaaagaaatcagcagctttgaaacgttccaggttctgttcatctttgatggtctggatgaaagTCGATTTACTCTGGATTTCAGCAACAATCCgatcctgactgatgttacagagtccagctcagtggatgttctggtgacaaacctcatcaggaggaaactgcttccctctgctctcctctggataaccacacgacctgcagcagccaatcagatccctgctGAGTGTGTTGGCATGgcaacagaggtcagagggttcactgacccccagaaggaggagtacttcaggaagagattcagagatgatgaagagaaggccagcaggatcatctcccacatccagaaatcaaaaagtctccacatcatgtgtcacatcccagttttctgctggatcactgctaaagttctggaggatgtgatgaagaccagagagggagaaaaactgccaaagactctgactgagatgtacatagCATTCCTGGAGGTTAACTTCGCAATCAAGAAGGAAaagtatgatggaggaaaaaagacaagatcaatctggagtccagagaacaagaagctgattgagtctctaggaaaactggcttttgagcagctgctggagggaaacctgatcttctatgacgAAGAGCTCAAAAAGTGCGGCATCAACATCAAAGATGCTGCGTTgttctcaggagtgttcactgaaatgtttaaaagagagagagggacgtGCGACATCTCTGTCTACTCctttgttcatctgagcatccaggagtttctggctgcagtctacatgctccactgtttcaccagcaggaagtcagaggtGATCAAGACGTTTCTGGGAGAAAAATATAGAGAAACATCTCTAGATGAGTTTATGGAGAAAGTCATGGAGAAATCCCTCAGCAGTGAAAATGGCCACCTGGACCTGTTTGTCCGCTTCCTTCATGGTCTCACTGTGGAGTCCAACCAGAGACTCTTAGAAGATCTGCTGGGTCAGACAGAGAACAGTCCAGAAACCATCCAGAGAATCATCACCAACCTGAAGGAAATGAACACTAAAATGAACACTAAAATAATCTCTCCTTTCCAAGATATAATGAACACTGATAGAATCTCCACTGACAGAAGCATCAACATCTTCTACTGTCTGGTGGAGATGAACGACgtctcattttatcaggagATCCAACGGCTGCTGGATTCAGGGGAGCAGCTCTCAGTGACTGACTGTTCAGCTCTGGccttcatgctgcagatgtcagaggttctggatgagttggacctggagaagtacaaaacatcatcagatggacgaCGGAGACTGCTTCCAGCtgtgaggaactgcagaaaggctcg ACTTGGTGGCTGTTCGCTCCTAAAGGCTGAATGTGAAGTTTTGGCCtcggctctgaagtccaacccagatctgactgaactggaaataaatcagatcaaCATAAATGAAGGTGGAGACTCTGATCTGAAGCCTCTGGTTGAGATCCTGGAGAGTTCAGTCAGTAAAGTGAAGAatctgag gTTGTGGAaatgcagtttgtcagagaccagctggacttctctgttctcagctctgaagtccaacccgacccatctgacagaactggacctgagctGGACCAACCTGGAAGGttctggagtgaaggagctctgtggttttctacaaactgaaggctgcagactggagacatTGAT attgaatctctgcagtttgtcaaagatcagctgtgattatttggcctcaactctgaagtccaacccgacccgtctgacagaactggacctgagagaGAACAATCTGAATGATtcagatgttcagcagctgaagaaTCTTGTAAAGACTTTAat gttctga